A genomic region of Anas acuta chromosome 1, bAnaAcu1.1, whole genome shotgun sequence contains the following coding sequences:
- the CENPM gene encoding centromere protein M isoform X1 — protein sequence MEALRPFDKLPAVNSAALLLVGADGSAQQRLAEAVLREPKEFKISIHLAASLPLPAERDHLRPRIDLIVFIIDIKSKYSLKNVEASLAHVDASFFLGKVCFLVTGVGRVNNCSIEMNAIWKLRDTYCSPVLLCELESEKIQATTAQRLLRMLQICAGHVPGVSALTFGSLMRSSADD from the exons ATGGAGGCGCTGCGGCCCTTCGACAAGCTGCCGGCCGTCAACTCCGCCGCGCTGCTG CTGGTGGGCGCGGACGGGAGCGCGCAGCAGCGGCTGGCGGAGGCCGTCCTGAGGGAGCCCAAGGAGTTCAAGATCAGCAT CCACCTGGCAGCATCCCTCCCCTtacctgcagagagggaccacCTTCGGCCCAGGATAGATCTGATCGTATTTATTATCGACATCAAGAGCAAATACAG CTTGAAGAATGTTGAAGCTTCGCTAGCTCATGTGGATGCCAGCTTCTTCCTGGGCAAAGTATGCTTCCTTGTCACCGGGG TTGGCAGGGTGAATAACTGCAGCATAGAGATGAATGCCATCTGGAAACTGCGAGACACCTACTGCAGTCCTGTGCTGTTGTGTGAGCTGGAG TCGGAAAAGATACAAGCTACCACTGCTCAGAGACTTCTCCGGATGTTACAGATCTGTGCTGGTCACGTACCAGGAGTTTCTGCCCTGACTTTTGGCTCGCTGATGAGGAGCTCTGCTGACGACTAG
- the TNFRSF13C gene encoding tumor necrosis factor receptor superfamily member 13C isoform X2, which produces MRERSAMASSGKADAVAACLPSQCFDPLTRFCVRCSDLFKDNATEPVHVAPTSAPPPTLSSVALPRTLLLFGVPALVVLLLVLAALCGLLGCKASKQRRKRRKTEQEAKESLGETGPLPSPAYPDPAAPLGEADPARGPCPHLNGGLKAAGPPGRDSTKRRPCCQGDGERDVVLLAAPWPRHEEHGHGFPLPATELGATALVTTKTTQDCVGQERP; this is translated from the exons ATGCGGGAGCGCTCGGCCATGGCCTCCTCAGGAAAAGCAGACGCCGTCGCCGCCTGCCTCCCCTCGCAGTGCTTTGACCCCCTGACCAGGTTCTGCGTCAGGTGCTCCGACCTCTTCAAGGACAACGCAA CAGAGCCCGTCCACGTGGCGCCCACCTCGGCCCCGCCGCCCACCCTGTCCTCCGTGGCCCTGCCCAGAACCCTCCTGCTCTTCGGGGTCCCCGCGCTGGTGGTGCTCCTCCTGGTTCTGGCCGCCCTCTGCGGCCTCCTGGGCTGCAAGGCGAgcaagcagaggaggaagaggaggaagacgGAGCAGGAGGCCAAAG AAAGCCTGGGTGAAACCggccccctgcccagccccgctTACCCGGACCCCGCTGCTCCGCTGGGGGAGGCCGACCCGGCTCGGGGCCCCTGCCCGCACCTCAACGGCGGCCTGAAGGCAGCGGGGCCACCCGGGAGGGACAGCACCAAGCGGCGGCCGTGCTGCCAGGGCGATGGCGAGCGCGACGTGGTGCTGCTGGCCGCCCCCTGGCCCCGCCACGAGGAGCACGGCCACGGCTTCCCGCTGCCGGCCACCGAGCTGGGCGCCACCGCCTTGGTCACCACCAAAACCACCCAGGACTGCGTGGGCCAGGAGAGACCGTGA
- the SMIM45 gene encoding small integral membrane protein 45: MPHFLDWFVPVYLMISILILVGFGACIYYFEPGLQEAHKWRTQRPIMERDLRKTLMIRDNLAFGVPEV; the protein is encoded by the coding sequence ATGCCCCACTTCCTGGACTGGTTCGTGCCCGTGTACCTGATGATCTCCATCCTCATCCTGGTGGGCTTTGGGGCCTGCATTTACTACTTCGAGCCCGGGCTGCAGGAAGCCCACAAGTGGCGGACGCAGAGGCCGATCATGGAGCGAGACCTGCGGAAGACGCTGATGATTCGGGACAACCTGGCCTTCGGGGTGCCCGAGGTCTGA
- the CENPM gene encoding centromere protein M isoform X2: MNRLKSHLAASLPLPAERDHLRPRIDLIVFIIDIKSKYSLKNVEASLAHVDASFFLGKVCFLVTGVGRVNNCSIEMNAIWKLRDTYCSPVLLCELESEKIQATTAQRLLRMLQICAGHVPGVSALTFGSLMRSSADD; this comes from the exons atGAATAGGCTTAAGAG CCACCTGGCAGCATCCCTCCCCTtacctgcagagagggaccacCTTCGGCCCAGGATAGATCTGATCGTATTTATTATCGACATCAAGAGCAAATACAG CTTGAAGAATGTTGAAGCTTCGCTAGCTCATGTGGATGCCAGCTTCTTCCTGGGCAAAGTATGCTTCCTTGTCACCGGGG TTGGCAGGGTGAATAACTGCAGCATAGAGATGAATGCCATCTGGAAACTGCGAGACACCTACTGCAGTCCTGTGCTGTTGTGTGAGCTGGAG TCGGAAAAGATACAAGCTACCACTGCTCAGAGACTTCTCCGGATGTTACAGATCTGTGCTGGTCACGTACCAGGAGTTTCTGCCCTGACTTTTGGCTCGCTGATGAGGAGCTCTGCTGACGACTAG
- the TNFRSF13C gene encoding tumor necrosis factor receptor superfamily member 13C isoform X1, protein MRERSAMASSGKADAVAACLPSQCFDPLTRFCVRCSDLFKDNATLPLLTPPAFRTTAEPVHVAPTSAPPPTLSSVALPRTLLLFGVPALVVLLLVLAALCGLLGCKASKQRRKRRKTEQEAKESLGETGPLPSPAYPDPAAPLGEADPARGPCPHLNGGLKAAGPPGRDSTKRRPCCQGDGERDVVLLAAPWPRHEEHGHGFPLPATELGATALVTTKTTQDCVGQERP, encoded by the exons ATGCGGGAGCGCTCGGCCATGGCCTCCTCAGGAAAAGCAGACGCCGTCGCCGCCTGCCTCCCCTCGCAGTGCTTTGACCCCCTGACCAGGTTCTGCGTCAGGTGCTCCGACCTCTTCAAGGACAACGCAA CTCTCCCCCTCCTGACCCCGCCGGCGTTTCGCACCACAGCAGAGCCCGTCCACGTGGCGCCCACCTCGGCCCCGCCGCCCACCCTGTCCTCCGTGGCCCTGCCCAGAACCCTCCTGCTCTTCGGGGTCCCCGCGCTGGTGGTGCTCCTCCTGGTTCTGGCCGCCCTCTGCGGCCTCCTGGGCTGCAAGGCGAgcaagcagaggaggaagaggaggaagacgGAGCAGGAGGCCAAAG AAAGCCTGGGTGAAACCggccccctgcccagccccgctTACCCGGACCCCGCTGCTCCGCTGGGGGAGGCCGACCCGGCTCGGGGCCCCTGCCCGCACCTCAACGGCGGCCTGAAGGCAGCGGGGCCACCCGGGAGGGACAGCACCAAGCGGCGGCCGTGCTGCCAGGGCGATGGCGAGCGCGACGTGGTGCTGCTGGCCGCCCCCTGGCCCCGCCACGAGGAGCACGGCCACGGCTTCCCGCTGCCGGCCACCGAGCTGGGCGCCACCGCCTTGGTCACCACCAAAACCACCCAGGACTGCGTGGGCCAGGAGAGACCGTGA
- the TNFRSF13C gene encoding tumor necrosis factor receptor superfamily member 13C isoform X3: MRERSAMASSGKADAVAACLPSQCFDPLTRFCVRCSDLFKDNAKPVHVAPTSAPPPTLSSVALPRTLLLFGVPALVVLLLVLAALCGLLGCKASKQRRKRRKTEQEAKESLGETGPLPSPAYPDPAAPLGEADPARGPCPHLNGGLKAAGPPGRDSTKRRPCCQGDGERDVVLLAAPWPRHEEHGHGFPLPATELGATALVTTKTTQDCVGQERP, from the exons ATGCGGGAGCGCTCGGCCATGGCCTCCTCAGGAAAAGCAGACGCCGTCGCCGCCTGCCTCCCCTCGCAGTGCTTTGACCCCCTGACCAGGTTCTGCGTCAGGTGCTCCGACCTCTTCAAGGACAACGCAA AGCCCGTCCACGTGGCGCCCACCTCGGCCCCGCCGCCCACCCTGTCCTCCGTGGCCCTGCCCAGAACCCTCCTGCTCTTCGGGGTCCCCGCGCTGGTGGTGCTCCTCCTGGTTCTGGCCGCCCTCTGCGGCCTCCTGGGCTGCAAGGCGAgcaagcagaggaggaagaggaggaagacgGAGCAGGAGGCCAAAG AAAGCCTGGGTGAAACCggccccctgcccagccccgctTACCCGGACCCCGCTGCTCCGCTGGGGGAGGCCGACCCGGCTCGGGGCCCCTGCCCGCACCTCAACGGCGGCCTGAAGGCAGCGGGGCCACCCGGGAGGGACAGCACCAAGCGGCGGCCGTGCTGCCAGGGCGATGGCGAGCGCGACGTGGTGCTGCTGGCCGCCCCCTGGCCCCGCCACGAGGAGCACGGCCACGGCTTCCCGCTGCCGGCCACCGAGCTGGGCGCCACCGCCTTGGTCACCACCAAAACCACCCAGGACTGCGTGGGCCAGGAGAGACCGTGA
- the SHISA8 gene encoding protein shisa-8: protein MAPRLQRSYVVGICCLVLLKPGRAWGAEPSPGGPGEKSSNGSQAPALEDTAPAPTEPSPGGDRCRGYYDVMGQWDPPFNCNAGIYQYCCGTCGYRFCCQFKPGRLDQSGCSNYDTPNWVNTGQPPARVDEPPVDPARDRTNMIVYIICGVVALMVLVGIFTKLGLEKAQGPPTEMTVSRTLTDLLKQPGHGPSEHIDGLMGSVQVQLGEGLARGSPRSSADKLPLNNAVASAGVPPLGRPHSHGKRLPPTAPSYSTYATLTAGESIPEDFYRHFGGPEVPPPSTLPFPHAEGPGLPEGCPPLGATKTKGPPKPSGGWEGGPQRGPRRPGPATPLYGQSSRHLATNSKTEVTV, encoded by the exons ATGGCCCCCCGGCTGCAGAGGAGCTACGTGGTGGGCatctgctgcctggtgctgctgaagCCCGGCCGGGCGTGGGGCGCAGAGCCCAGCCCGGGGGGGCCcggggaaaaaagcagcaacGGGAGCCAGGCACCGGCCCTGGAGGACACGGCCCCCGCACCCACCGAGCCCAGCCCGGGGGGGGACCGCTGCAGGGGTTACTACGACGTGATGGGGCAGTGGGACCCCCCCTTCAACTGCAACGCGGGCATCTACCAGTACTGCTGCGGGACCTGCGGGTACCGCTTCTGCTGCCAGTTCAAGCCCGGGCGGCTGGACCAGAGCGGCTGCTCCAACTACGACACCCCCAACTGGGTGAACACCGGGCAGCCCCCCGCCCGGGTGGACGAGCCCCCCGTGGACCCGGCGCGGGACAGGACCAACATGATCGTCTACATCATCTGCGGCGTGGTGGCCCTCATGGTGCTGGTGGGCATCTTCACCAAGCTGGGCCTGGAGAAGGCGCAGGGCCCCCCCACCGAGATGACCGTCTCCAG GACGCTCACCGACCTGCTGAAGCAGCCGGGCCACGGCCCCTCCGAGCACATCGACGGGCTCATGGGCAGCGTGCAGGTGCAGCTGGGCGAGGGGCTCGCCCGGGGGTCCCCCCGCAGCAGCGCAG ACAAGCTGCCCCTGAACAACGCGGTGGCCTCTGCCGGTGTCCCCCCGCTGGGGCGGCCCCACAGCCACGGCAAGCGCCTGCCCCCGACGGCTCCCAGCTACAGCACCTACGCCACGCTGACGGCTGGAG AGAGCATCCCTGAGGACTTCTACAGGCATTTTGGGGGGCCggaggtgcccccccccagcaccctgcccttCCCACAcgctgaggggccggggctACCCGAGGGCTGCCCCCCGCTGGGGGCCACCAAGACCAAGGGCCCCCCCAAGCCGtcggggggctgggaggggggccCTCAGCGCGGCCCCCGCCGGCCAGGCCCCGCCACCCCGCTGTACGGGCAGAGCTCGCGGCACCTGGCCACCAACAGCAAGACCGAGGTCACCGTCTGA